Sequence from the Phragmites australis chromosome 11, lpPhrAust1.1, whole genome shotgun sequence genome:
GCGGACGCAGCGAAGTCGGAATGTTTGTTCCTCCTTCTTCACCACTTCAACTCTctcttcttcaccttcttcttgTGTAAAAAAATGGAGCGCTGGTGGCTAGCTACCCTAATGCTTGCCTGCCTATAGGTTGATATCATCTCGTTTGCAGATAGAGAAGATAGATCTGTTGAAGCATGCACGTATAGTGCAGATCGAACGCCTCCTTTTTATGGGATAATTCACTCCTTACCACTGCTAAGCAGCGGAATCCAAAAAATACTATTGACAAGGATGATAACCATGAAATACCACTCCTGCAGCCTGAAATGAGCTATACTGCACCATTATCCTCTTCtctctatttctatttcttttcagCCTAAAGTGCTATATGTATTGACCCTTTTGCCATTGTCTCTGCCCAATACAGCACCAAGCGCATTTCAGCCTTGGCTCAACCAAACCAGCGTGAGGAACACAACaccagccaaaaaaaaaaaaaaaaaaaattggcatgacCTTTTCACATATTTATGGCTGGAGCACGATAATATTTCATATGACAAATTATTTCAATCAAACAATACATACACAAAATTGTGGTGCAATTTAACAAGCATACAGATTAATATAATTGTCCACCTCATGAATAAACTGCTCTGCATAAAAGTTCACAGTTTGACAATAGCATAGTTTAACAAGAACATAAAAGATCATTGAAATGCACACGACACATCCCAATCATCCTATTTAGATGTTGAGCCGCCTCATTCCTGGGACAGCACCAATCTGACGTGTTGGATAGAGATAAAGGGCAAAATGGTCAATGCATAGTAGCATTTTCGGctgaaaagaaatagaaatagagaGAAGAAGGGGATAGTGGTGCAGTATGGCTCATTTCAGCTGCAGGAGAGGCATTTCATAGTTGTCATCCTTGTTAATGGTATTTCATAGATTCCACTGCTTAGGAGTGGCAGGGAGTGAATTATCCCCCTTTTATCATATGATTAGCTCTCTCTTTCGCCCAATAGGCTGAGAACATGCGGTTGCCTAGCCAGCTAGCTGGTTGGCCAAGAGTGTTATGCTTATCTGTACTGTACTGCAATGTCTCTCCATTTGCACCATCATCGTACATGGATAGACAGTGACGTAGCTGAAAAGAAGCAGCTTTTACACAAATACCGGTACCAGTTagatgcatgcatatatagttAGAAGCACATATAGCTAGATGCATGCATAGACTCATTGGCTAAGAGCTAACAGACTACATATGTATTCACATTTCACACAGCTAGCTTTCACTAGGAAATAGTTCGATCTGTACAAGGATCGGAAGTAGTAGCTTGAGATGGAGACTCAAACCAATCAACCAACCGACTGAGGCGACGACGAGTCGATCAGGCCAGAATTGAGGCGTAGCGTACGTAGTCGATCGATTGGCCAGCTGCTTGTCATTGACAGGCAACTTAACGCACCGGCCCAGGCCAGGACAGTCGCTTTCGCGTGCTGGTCCATATATGCCACGGCCGATCGATCGATCACCTCTCCGCCAATGCAAGGAAGCAACGACCTGGCGGCCTGGAACCTGCTGCTGCTCGTGCATGCACACGCGCGCGACGACTGTGACCACACGAGCCTCCGGTGAGCCGCATGGCTGGTGGGTACCCATGGACGCGCGCGAGAGCTTTCGCTCCGGTTCGACGAGGGCCTTCCTCAGATCTCGCGAGGCGGACGTGCGGCCGGCAGGATGCGAGAGGTGGCTGCGAAGTTGAGCATGCGTTGCTCGCCGGCCGTTTGCGTGCAGTCGATCATCGGGGCCGCGAGTAGATCAGGATCTGGCCGGTTGGATTGATGGGGAGCCTGTAGCAGCTTTGACCGGAGTTTTATTTGTGCCGCGGGTCAATAGCCCGGGTGCCCGGTGTCCTGGAGATCCTGCGTACAAGTGCACAGATCGTAGTGCACTGTTTGGATGTGCAGTGGAACTGTACAACACGCTACTTAGGGAGAACAGGAAATGCAATTCTATATGCACTTGTGCACGTATTTTATCCGTTCATTCCACTCagcaaatatttatttatctgtTGATTTTCTTATTTACTCTATAATTTTCCTGTAAACTTATGAAAACCAAATCTAGCCTACACAACTtgtccagtcaaaggcccacaCATTCTCAAGCACTTGGGCCAGTACTCTCAGTCCAATTCATGAAGCCCACAGGGGGAAACGGGCCAAAATTATATGACCCTGTACTCGTTTTGCCCAAAGgcactcttcttcttcttttttcttggtttattccgatttggatttggatttggatttggctGAGACGCGTGCTTGTGCAGGCGAGACGTACCTGTACTGGCTGCGCCGGCGGCCGGCGCTGTACGTGTCGGACCCGGAGCTGATCCGCGAGATCGGGCGGTGCGTGTCGCTGGACATGGGCAAGCCCACCTACCTGCAGAAGGGCCAGGAGCCCCTGTTCGGCCGCGGCGTCCTCAAGGCCAACGGCGCCGACTGGCATCGCCAGCGAAAGCTCATCGCCCCCGAGTTCTACATGGCCAAGGTCAAGGTAAATCGCTGGTCACTCGCTCGCTCGCACGGTGGAGCTCGGCTCGTTGCCCCGTACATACAGGAGCTCAGAGCGTGCATGTGCTTCTTGGTGCGCGTGCAGGGCATGGTGGAGCTGATGGTGGACGCGGCGCATCCTCTGCTGCGGTCGTGGGAGGGCAAGGTCGCCGGCGCGCCGGGCGGGGTCGCGgtggtcgacgtcgacgaagacaTCCGGAGCTTCTCCTTCGACGTCATCTCCAGGGCGTGCTTCGGGGGCGACTACTCGAGAGGGAGGGAGATCTTTCTCCGGCTGAGGGCGCTCTCGGGCCTCATGTCCGAGACCAGCGTCATCTTCACCATCCCGTCCCTCGGGTACCTGCCGACGGAGAAGAACCGGAGGATCTGGAGGCTCACGCAGGAGATCCGGTCGCTGATCCTGCAGCTGGCGAGCGAGCGCAGGGCTTGCAAGGCGGAGCCGGGCCAGGACTTCCTGGGCTCCGTCATCGAGAACAGCCGGGTCCAGCCGCGGGCGGACGACTTCGTGGTGGACAACTGCAAGAACATTTACTTCGCGGGCCACGAGACGAGCGCGGTCACCGCGACCTGGTGCCTCATGCTCCTCGCCGCGCACCCGGAGTGGCAGGACCGCGCGCGCGCCGAGGTGCTCGAGGTCTGCGGCGACGCCGCGCCGGACTTCGACGCGATCGCCATGATGAAGACGGTGCACATGGTGGTGCTGGAGACGCTGCGGCTGTTCCCGCCGTCGTCGTTCGTGGTGCGGGAGACGTTCCGCGACATGGAGCTCGGGAGGCTGCGCGCGCCCAAGGGCACCTACCTGTTTGTTCCCGTCTCCACCATGCACCACGACGCGGCCGCATGGGGCCCGACGGCGCGCCGGTTCGACCCGGGCCGGTTCCGGGACGGCGTGGCGACCGCGTGCAAGCACCCGCAGGCGTTCATGCCGTTCGGGCTCGGCGCGCGCACCTGCCTCGGCCAGAACCTCGCGCTCGTCGAGGTCAAGGCGCTCGTCGCCGTCGTGCTCTCGCGGTTCGCGCTCGCGCTGTCGCCGGACTACAGGCACGCCCCCGCGTTCCGGTTCATCATCGAACCGGAGTTCGGGCTGCGCCTCCTCGTCCGCCGCCTGGGCCAGGACGGCCACTGAATCGTGTTCGGAGTTGCGTTTTGTAAAGACGTACGCTAGATAGCACATGAAAATCAAGGAGAATGGATGGAACACGACAACACCGATGAACACCCAAACAACAATACGATGATACGTATATGAAGGATAATAATACCGAAGCACTTGTCAGTGCTACATGAATTGACGCCTGCATGCGTTTCAGAGTGTATTTAGCATTTAGTTTCAGCtctttatttctattttttagaGCAATCAGTTGTTTATATAGTTTCAGTGCGTATGGAATGAAAATGACACGAGTTGACGGTGGATTCACTCAAGCAGTCCCCTGACCTTCATAGGATCACCTCTCCGCTCCTTTACAAGAACACCAAAACCAGCGGCGGGGCTCACAAAGCAAATTCTATATTATTCTATCCTATGAAAGAGCTACTCTCACGTGATACACGTGTTTActtattctcttttctttttaacctAGCCATTGAATCACGTGATGTATGATATGGATAGAGTCTTACGAGAATATTTTTGGACAATatcttatagaatttgtttCCTGGGGCTTAACCCACCTACTGCTTCTTGGTGAGTGTAAGCCACCTGAGCTCCTCTTATTATTTTTCATTTGCTATGGACGAAGGAGGTGAAGTGCCTGTTTGTACGGGCTTctattttagggtttttttttaaagttgtgtttttaatttgtttgaaaaactgtttttaaaaaTAGGCTGTTGacttttacaataatttttttattaggaAAACGTCTCTCAATGAGCTTCTCAGTTTTAGTCCATTTTTCTTTAGAATCTCGTTTGTTCTGATTTCTATCTTT
This genomic interval carries:
- the LOC133885780 gene encoding cytochrome P450 714D1-like, whose protein sequence is MESLLPLVLAGSCTLAAAVLLCISAAAAAWLQRPRRVAEAFRRQGIDGPPPSSFLSGNLPEMQARVAAAATEAEAGGRDFVKDGFDDYCKRIFPYFEKWRKAYGETYLYWLRRRPALYVSDPELIREIGRCVSLDMGKPTYLQKGQEPLFGRGVLKANGADWHRQRKLIAPEFYMAKVKGMVELMVDAAHPLLRSWEGKVAGAPGGVAVVDVDEDIRSFSFDVISRACFGGDYSRGREIFLRLRALSGLMSETSVIFTIPSLGYLPTEKNRRIWRLTQEIRSLILQLASERRACKAEPGQDFLGSVIENSRVQPRADDFVVDNCKNIYFAGHETSAVTATWCLMLLAAHPEWQDRARAEVLEVCGDAAPDFDAIAMMKTVHMVVLETLRLFPPSSFVVRETFRDMELGRLRAPKGTYLFVPVSTMHHDAAAWGPTARRFDPGRFRDGVATACKHPQAFMPFGLGARTCLGQNLALVEVKALVAVVLSRFALALSPDYRHAPAFRFIIEPEFGLRLLVRRLGQDGH